The nucleotide sequence ACTGAAATGCAATTGTTACTATTTAAGACTAAAGaggttaaacaaacaaataaacaaacacccaagaacaacaaaaaatgggCTCTCAAACTGAAGGATAGAAGGTTGTTTCTGATAGATTGAAATTACTCCTTTTTAGGTTTACTTCTCTCCATCTATTAAAAATTTCTACCCTGAATATTTTGGTAAAGTACATGCTTCCTTGACTTtcaatgttgaacattttttttccttatgtgtACATAGAAACACATTCTTAATGCAGAATAAAACTCCAGTTTCAtgataaaatcaaattttaaaaacactttaaagaGTTATATCGGGGACTTCGTGGTTTTTCGGTTGATTACTTACATTATATAAAGTTTCAtacaataagaataaaaacaaaatcaagaccAAAAGTTAAGTTGTAAGAAAAGTTTCTAATGACTTTAATATTCAAAGTATTAGGAAACTGGTTTAACctgaaaaaccaaaaccaaatctCCATTTGACAAATGTTCAAAGGTTCTGAATATTTCATTTCAAAGGAGATACAGGTGTTAATATATATCTAAAAACGTGTTCTTCCTCATTAGTAATTAAGGAAGTGCTGATTTGTATAATTTTGAGAGATCCATCTGTACCTATTAAATTAGTAAACATTATGAAATAGTGCCTCTAGCCTTGCTAACTTGTCTTTTTGAATataaattttgcaaaatattagGATGGGCATGAAACTGCTGATACTTCAAGCTTGTGAGCCAACATTTGGAAATAttgtacaaaaataatttgaaataaaaatttgtacaAAATACTGATAGGAATATTACATAacataaaaaacttaaaatggaCCACATGAATTGAATGCATTGAttacaacttcttttttttttttttttttttgctcttgttgcccaggcggagtgcagtagcgcgatctcggctcactgcagcctccgcctcctgggttcaagcgattctcctgcctcagcctcctgaatagctcggattacaggcacgcaccactatgcccagctaatttttgtaattttagtagagatggggtttctccatgttggtcagactggtctcaatctcctggcctcaggtgatccacccacctcggacccccaaagagctgggattacaggcatgaaccaccgcacccagtgaTTACAACTTCTTAAAAAATACAGTCTGTAAAAAAGATTTAGGAATAATAGAAATCCTtattttacacagaaaaaaacataatcaCAGAAATAAGATGGTGCAGAGTATTTGGGGAGCTCTTCCTTGTTATCATTTATAAATTTGTGCTTATACTAAAATTGTGAAACATAAAATGTGAAGTGAATCTCCTTTATCCGCAGTGGCTGAGAGCTGAACTAAATAGAATGCCCTATGAGCAGGGGCAGAGGCAGCCTGAAGCCCATGCTGGGCCTCCAGGACATAGCTGTCAGTTCAGGGATGAAAGCTGCatcttctggccaggcacagtggctcacccctgtaatcgcagcactttcaggaggctgaggtgggagaagcccctgagcccaggagtttgaaatcagcctgggcaacagagggagattctgtctctacaaaaaaaaaaaaaaaaaaaaaaaaaaaaaaaaaaattcaaaaattagctgagtgtgggggtgcacaactatagtcccagctactcaggaggctgaggtgggaggatcccttgagcccaggaatttgaggctgcagtgagctatggctgtgccactgcactccaagcctgggtgacagagtgagacacagtctctaaaaaccaaaaaagctCCACTTTCCACTCTTTTCTTTCAGGCTTCCTGTCTAGTCGGGAGGAGATTGCTTCTTATTACCACTGTCCCGAGGCACCCCTAGAAGCTAAGGTGAGCCTTATACAAAACACCAGCTCTGAAGCAATTTAGGATAAACTATCCCCTCTTTTCCTAGTTTCTGTTCCACAAGAAGTACAGGTGTCAGAGGGGGAAAAGCTGAGAATAATTTCCCTTTAGCAATTTGAAGACTTCTCATAGAGTTGGGGTCACTAATCAGTGATTACAGTTAATGTCATTACAGTGTGAGAATGACCATCCCATACAACTTAATGTGGTGTCTGTCTCAAGGAGGCTGAAAGGATCCAGAGAGCACCTATATTTGATTGTCTGTAAAAGATCATTTGAGAATAACTCATAAAcaccaaaaaattatttaaaaaaattttaccaataggatctttaaaaaaataattgtagcTTTTCTCATTTACTGTAAGGTCATTTAGAGAGAAAGATAGAAGTACCAGGACATACTGAATTGATGGTAGTGCCAAGTTTAAATGATGTCCTTCCCTCTATAGTCTACTGTGTGGGGTCAGCATTTTCTAACACAATATGTGTCTGTCCCTGTATGTCAGACAAGAGCCAGACTTCAAATCTCTggccaaaagtaaataaataaccaggCGAAAAAGGTCCAAGGCCAGCATGCTCTCTCATGGAAGTCTGCTGAGTCACAGCCAACCTGTCCTTTTTAAAGTGATTTGTTTAAGTGGCCAACATTTCAACAATAGTTATCAACATATAtaaatttcttttggttttggcTTAGTACATTTCCTACTACTTACAACTTGTTAAAGGAAGTTCACAATTGCTCCCAATTCACCCACCTGACAACTTCTTTTCTCCTGTTGCTGTTGGAATCCCTAATGAAATTAACCTTTTATTTGCTTCACAGGATGTCATTCTGACAAGTGGCTGCAGTCAAGCTATTGAAATGTGTCTAGCTGTGTTGGCCAACCCAGGGCAAAACATCCTGGTTCCAAGACCTGGTTTCTCTCTCTACAGGACTCTGGCTGAATCTATGGGAATTGAGGTCAAACTCTACAATTTGTTGGTAAATGACTTTTTAATCTTAGACTCAAATGCTCAGTTACTACCCTGTAAAAAATATATGACCATTACTTCAGCAGAGGAAGGTCTCAAAGTGGTGGTTGAAGCCAGAGACAGACTTTATTGCTTACATGGGACCCTTGAGATAAGTGAGGATTCCCCCTAAATGTTTCCAAATCATCTTAGTctcatcctttctttctcttcagccAGAGAAGTCTTGGGAAATTGACCTGAAACAACTGGAATCTCTGATTGATGAAAAGACAGCTTGTCTCATTGTCAATAATCCATCAAACCCCTGTGGGTCAGTGTTCAGCAAACGTCATCTTCAGAAGATTCTGGCAGGTATGTCCAGCAGACTTCACAGAGGACGAGGTGGGGACAGAATCCTTCAGCTGTTGTGTGAAATGACAAAAACCAGTCAAGTTCCAagcctggggtggaggtggggagctCCACTGACGTCGCTCATCAATACTGTGTGATAGGAGTGGTAGGGCTTGCCTAAATGAAGAAATACTTGTCTGTTTATCACTcccaggagaaaaataaataatacttgcCTCTTCATCATTCCCATCATGTTGAAGATAGGGTCTGAAATATCTAGTTACTTAAATGGCGAATTCAGGCTCTGCACTCTGGAAGAGTATGTTAAGAATTTACAGTTCTTAAATAGGAAGACAAAACACACAGACGTCAAATGCAAAGCACACTTTGTGCTTTTTGTCCTCCTCTTTAAGAATGATAACTTCTTAATATTACGGGATAGGGAAATTACATGATACTATGTGACTATTACATGATAAAGCAATTCACATTAAAACTGATTTCagcatgtttcttttatttttagtggctGCACGGCAGTGTGTCCCCATCTTAGCTGATGAGATCTATGGAGACATGGTGAGTCTTGATCAGGATATATCACTACAAtaatctcaaattattttatgaaaacttTAGAAGTGGAATAATCGGAAGCAACTCCTAATTGTTTCATTACAGCAAATCGGTATCCCTGCACTTTTAACAAATATACAGACCCACAACTCCTTAGCCAGTTTTCCGAAACCCAAAGAACTTTGGAAATCCAAACATTCTTGGAATTCATTTGGTTGCAAAACCTGATTTGACCtgatatttgtaaatttttatttttcccacttaTGGATCTATATATTTGTTAAGAGTGTAGGGAAATTGGCAGAAATGTCAATATTCTTGATTCAGGTTGCTATCCTAGACAGCTCTGGGAGTGTTACATAACATATGGTAAATGTGCTACGTGGCCTTTCTAAAGCCCAAACCATTCTGGATTATGAAACATACCTGGCCCCAGGAATTTCAGATAAGAGATTGTGGACTCATATTTTAAATCTCTAACTCCTATAGACAGGAATTTCATAGAGTCAGCTTCATGGAGTTGTAAATATTACTGGGCTAggttcagtttccttattttagGCTTCCTTTAATCCAGTCCAGATACCAAATTAAATGTCTTTGTGTAGTCCCCTTTGAAGCCTCTTGCAATCCCAGTCATGCTTCAGGGTCGGGATGATCCCATTAATCCAAGGACCTGTCCCTAGTGATAGAAGAAAACGGGTGGGAGGCATGGGATCTGGGATTGCAGtgagaagaagacaagaaaacaaCCACAACAAGTACTTCTTCTCAGGTGTTTTCGGATTGCAAATATGAACCACTGGCCACCCTCAGCACCGATGTCCCCATCCTGTCCTGTGGAGGGCTGGCCAAGCGCTGGCTGGTTCCTGGCTGGAGGTTGGGCTGGATCCTCATTCATGACCGAAGAGACATTTTTGGCAATGAGGTAAGAACAATATGGTGAAAGAGTATGTGTAATTTAGGGTATATATTTACTTTGTGAGCACAGTGGAGACAAAGgaggctttcttcttttttttctccttgtcagTCACACAGCAGGTGTGTGGCAGAGCTGGGCTATGAACCCAGACGGTCTGATCTAAGAACGCCACTAGACACCATCACTTCCCAATATTAAAAATCTGATAGAAAGGTCAGAACAAGAAATCCTAAGACAGAGATGCTTAAGAAAAGCTAAACAACATGTTTCTTGTGTCTGTCTTTTAGATCCGAGATGGGCTGGCAAAGCTGAGTCAGCGCATCTTGGGACCCTGTACCATTGTCCAGGGAGCTCTGAAAAGCATCCTACGTCGCACCCCGGAAGAGTTTTACCACAACACTCTGAGCTTCCTCAAGGTAAGGGCAGCTCCTGCCCTCCACTTTGGGAGTTTGGGAGTCAGAGAATGCCACCTGTGGAATTAGGAATAATTGGTTCTCCTTTCTGGAGCCACGTTCCAATATTAAGAGATGGCATCGGTGTAAGCATCCACCCACATGTTTCTCACTTCCGGCCATTCTCTCTGCCCCTGGTGAAAAGCTTCAAGTGAtagagctttttctttttcactccttATGCCAGAACATCACACCTACATTCTCAGTCTTCAACGAGGGGTCTGTTTTTAATGACTTGTCTCTTACTTAAATTTTGAGCCTTGATTTCTCCTTGCCTCCTCTTGTAGTCCAGTGCTGATCTCTGTTATGGGGCATTGGCTGCCATCCCTGGACTCCGGCCAGTCCGCCCTTCTGGGGCCATGTACCTCATGGTGAGTATGTGGGTGGCAGGCCCTAGATCTATGCATGTTGTAAGGCAAAGGGCAGTCATTCAGCAGAATTGCCACTGTGCAGGGTACAAAGACAACCAGCCAGCCTCCTGGGCCAGGCAGTTTAGGAGTTGTCTTATTCTGAATTGTCCCACTGAGGTAATTTAGCCTCTATCAGTTCTCATAAAACTCTTTAAATGACTGAattaggcagggcatggtggctcacgcctgcaatcccagcactttgggaggccaaggtggacggatcacttgagcacaggagttagagaccagcctgggcagcatggtgaaaccctgttgtctctacaagaaataaaaaacattagctgggcgtggtggcacactgctgtagtcccagctcctcaggaggcttgagatggaagaatcacttgagcctgggaggtcgaggctgtagtgagccctgatcgtgccactgcactccagtctgggagacagagtgagaccccatctgaaaagatgaggaaaaaaaaagatttatttcttcaGTACAGAGAATCATTTTATATACGTAGATATAGGGAAGATTTAAGACACAAAAAAGAGGCTTTTTATACCATTGTAATTCTCAACTGGGAGTGATACTGGTTCCCTAAGGGTATCTGGGAATACACgggaattttgtttgtttacagaATGACTAGGGCTGCCATTTTGTGGGTCAGGGATGTTAAATATCCTGCAAGGGGTGGGCTAGTCTCATGCCATAAAGAATTGCTTGGCCCTAATGCCAATAGTGTCTCTTTTGAGACATACTAGCATTCTATTTCCAGCTTTTATTTATCAGCGTCTGGGAAGGAActctttaataaattattaataaaaatatatcctcTCTTCCCTGAGAAAAATTCCGTAAGTATTAGCCCTCTTATTTAGCAGGGATCAGTAGTACAGTTCCAAGACATCTTTTAAAGTAGCCCCTATCTTAATTTCTGGCATAGGAAATTGGCCTGTTCTCCCTCCTTCTGATAAGTTGGCCTCTCCCTCCTGTTGGTATAGGTTGGAATTGAGATGGAACATTTCCCAGAATTTGAGAACGATGTGGAGTTCACGGAGCGGTTAGTTGCTGAGCAGTCTGTCCACTGCCTCCCAGCAACGGTGGGTGCTTGTGTCTCTCAGCACATTCTCAACAGTTTCTAGAGCCCCAGGAGCAAGCTCTGAGCTGGTTTTTAGTCTGATCTTTTCTCGTCCAACAAAATATCTTCTCATTTGAAAAGATTCAAACTGATGTGTCTCATGGAGCCTATTTAAAATTTGCTTCTCCCCCCGATCATAATTCCATCCATATTGGGAAGAAAAGTTGTAAACAAACGTTCTAGGTGAGAGGAAATTGAGCCTGTCCCACAAGTCCTTTTAAGATGAATGAACTCAGTTGCTGACTTAGCATTCCAGTGATGGGAACTGAATGAACTGATGGCCCTGATGAAATGGTACCACTTCTTGTGGATCAGGGTCCTGACCATTTTAGGGTCGTCCAGTACCAGACTCAATTGCTCTGAAAGTAACAGGCTTTTCTTTTAGCAGTGCTTCGAGTACCCGAATTTCATCCGAGTGGTCATCACAGTCCCCAAGGTGATGATGCTGGAGGCGTGCAGCCGGATCCAGGAGTTCTGTGAGCAGCACTACCACTGTGCTGAAGGCAGCCAGGAGGAGTGTGATAAATAGGCCTGCATCCATTCTCCTGAGGATGTGTCCCATCTGGGGAGGGCTGGACTAGGCCTTGCGGCTCCTCAGGGACTCAGGTGGCCCTACTGGAGAGGGGCCTCAGATGCACCATGTCAAGAGTTTAAGATTGTTCCTGCTTTTCCCCAAGTACGATCACATCCCAGATTCTCCCTTGCTCTGCGCTGCTGGAGTGACTCACTAATTCATTAATCTGCTTCCCTGTCGTaagatttcctcctttttttcttgaaagtaCCAGGTGAACAAAGTTTACCAGAAAGCAGTTGAGACAAGAAAATAAGAGCTCAGgatgagggaaaagaaaaagattgagagAACTTATGCCCCCAACCATTTCCTCAGACTCTAAGAAAGAACACACACTCTCCAGGCAGGTCTGAAGGTCAACGCTCTTATTGCCTCACTTCAGGTATACCTCACTTTATGCAACAGAATTACAACCGGAAAGAAGTTGGGGACACATGTATTTggttaattacattttaaacacATTAGGAAATGTtgctattttaagtttttattgatTTTGGGGGGGAGTAAAGAATTGTGATGCAAATGAATATCCTTTAATTGATTGACTTCCTAAATTTAGATTTGTGTGCatcaggctttcttttttttctttttttggagacagagtcttgctctgtcacccaggctggagtgcagtggcgcgatctctgctcactgcaagctccgcctcccgggttcaagcgattctcctgcctccacctcccgagttgctgggactacaggcgtgtgccactatgcccagctaatttttgtatttttagtagagacaaggttttaccatgttagccaggctggtctcaaactcctgacctcaggcaatctgtccgcctgggtctcccaaagtgctaggattacaggcatgagccaccacgcctagcggCATCAGGCTTTCTTAAAGTGACAGCACATCTGTACTAGAGCAAGCAGGAATCAGAGACCTTCCAGAAATACTACTGTGTAAGGGCGAGAAATATCTTCACTTGTCATTGTTATATGATTATTACTTTTGCTGTAATGTTAATAttgatttattaatatatattatattatcttTTCGTACATTTTCTAAGAAACATTTATATTGAGGAGATCTTTTATTTTGCTGAGGGcataaattattgtttttcttttttttttaataaactttactAAGTATGACTCTTCTGTGAtatgtttttttctcctctgtttgGGAATTTCTAATCCCAGGCATTGCTCAGTCTCATTGTTTCATTACCTATGAGGTTTCATTTACTTCTTTGTAAATGTACTGGCTTTTGGAGTTAAGAAACACAAttcctaaaacattttatttgggagCTCAACTTCTGGCTTCCTACTTACAAACAAGGCAAACTAAGAAGCAGTAAGTTATAACCTCTGGcctttgtctttaattttcaactttttggATCCCTAATCTCTGGTCCCAAGTTACTACCCTTGCCTAGATCCACTAACCACTCACTAGGTCACAAAGTTGATGCCTCTGGCTTGACCCCACGAATGAGAagtgtcctatttttttttttttttgcaaatcttTGTAGGCACAGTTGCCTGTTTAATTATTTTCCTCAGTCCTTCCCTTAGAGTAGGGAGCCTTAAGTTACCTTTCAAGGTTGGGGGTTAGGAATCTATCACAACCAGTCTAGAGATTTCTCACCAAGGGAAATTTTCCTTATCTAAAAGAGGAACTTCAGGTCTCGACCCTGCCAATTAATGTCCTTCACAAAAATAAACAGCATatgttccctttctttttttttttttttttttttttt is from Macaca fascicularis isolate 582-1 chromosome 20, T2T-MFA8v1.1 and encodes:
- the TAT gene encoding tyrosine aminotransferase isoform X1; this translates as MDPYVIQMSSKGNLPSILDVHVNVGGRSSVPGKMKGRNTRWSVRPSDMANKTFNPIRAIVDNMKVKPNPNKTMISLSIGDPTVFGNLPTDPEVTQAMKDALDSGKYNGYAPSIGFLSSREEIASYYHCPEAPLEAKDVILTSGCSQAIEMCLAVLANPGQNILVPRPGFSLYRTLAESMGIEVKLYNLLPEKSWEIDLKQLESLIDEKTACLIVNNPSNPCGSVFSKRHLQKILAVAARQCVPILADEIYGDMVFSDCKYEPLATLSTDVPILSCGGLAKRWLVPGWRLGWILIHDRRDIFGNEIRDGLAKLSQRILGPCTIVQGALKSILRRTPEEFYHNTLSFLKSSADLCYGALAAIPGLRPVRPSGAMYLMVGIEMEHFPEFENDVEFTERLVAEQSVHCLPATQCFEYPNFIRVVITVPKVMMLEACSRIQEFCEQHYHCAEGSQEECDK
- the TAT gene encoding tyrosine aminotransferase isoform X2; the protein is MDPYVIQMSSKGNLPSILDVHVNVGGRSSVPGKMKGRNTRWSVRPSDMANKTFNPIRAIVDNMKVKPNPNKTMISLSIGDPTVFGNLPTDPEVTQAMKDALDSGKYNGYAPSIGFLSSREEIASYYHCPEAPLEAKDVILTSGCSQAIEMCLAVLANPGQNILVPRPGFSLYRTLAESMGIEVKLYNLLPEKSWEIDLKQLESLIDEKTACLIVNNPSNPCGSVFSKRHLQKILAVAARQCVPILADEIYGDMVFSDCKYEPLATLSTDVPILSCGGLAKRWLVPGWRLGWILIHDRRDIFGNEIRDGLAKLSQRILGPCTIVQGALKSILRRTPEEFYHNTLSFLKSSADLCYGALAAIPGLRPVRPSGAMYLMVGIEMEHFPEFENDVEFTERLVAEQSVHCLPATCFEYPNFIRVVITVPKVMMLEACSRIQEFCEQHYHCAEGSQEECDK